CCAACCTTCTCCATGGCCACCACCATCCCCTTGGCCACTACCCTACCGCCAACCTTCCCCATGGCCACCACCATCCCCTTGGCCACCACCCTATGGCCAATCTTCCCCATGGCCACCACCATCCCCTTGGCCACCACCCTATGGCCAATCTTCCCCATGGCCACCACCATCCCCTTGGCCATCACCCTATGGCCAACCTTCTCCATGGCCACCACCATCCCCTTGGCCACCACCCTATGGCCAATCTTCCCCATGGCCACCACCATCCCCTTGGCCACCACCCTATGGCCAACCTTCTCCATGGCCACCACCATCCCCTTGGCCATCACCAGGCCACTCTGGCCACCACCCTATGGCCAACCCTGCCCACAACCACACCATCTCACCCCGGCACTACCTTAGTGAGCAGGAGAAGGTCAATGAAGTCCATGCTCCGTCCTTGGTGGCTCTCCATCCAGGCCTGGTGGCCGAGGCGGTCGAGGGCCTGGCGCCGGCGCTGCACCACGGCAGCGGTGAAGCTATGCACGGTGACGCAGGCTTGGGCAAAGCGGCGCCCGTCGGCCGAGAGGCGGTAGAGCCACGCTGGGTGATGGAACGGGCGGTGATAGCGTCTCACCACCAAGGTGCTCAGCTCCAGGATGGCCTTGATGTACTCGCTGGGTTGCCTGTGGGGGCACCGGGGACCGCTGGGGACGGCCACCGCGGGCCGCCGGGGATGGCCACCCCACTGGCCGTGGCGGCCATCAGCGGGGAGATGGGGTGGCAGCAGGACCCCTGCCCGTGAGGATACCAGGGAGGGGACTCcgagccctgggggaggggaCCCTAATGGGAGGGCAAAGCTGGAATAAGGGGGGGACCCCAGGGTGACAGAATTAGGGTGGGGGGACCCAGGAGGGGTCAGTGTTGGCGTGGTGGGGACCCTGATGGGTGCAAAGGCCATGGGAGACCCCAGCTGGGGACAGAAAGGAGGGACCCTGGTGGGTGCAAATTGCAGGGGGGACCCAGGAGGGGCAgagttggggtggggggacccaggAGGGGTCAGTGTTGGCGTGTTGGGGACCCTGATGGGTGCAAAGGCCATGGGGACCCCAGCTGGGGACCAAGCCGGGGCAGAGGGGACCCCAGCTAGGGACAGAGCTGGGATAAAGGAGGGACCCTGATGGGTGCAAAGGCCATGGGGGACCCCAGCTGGGGACCAAACTGAAGCGGGGGGACCCCAGCAGGGGACAGAAGGGAGGGACCCTGGTGGGTGCAAAGTGCAGGAGGGACCCCAGAAGGGGAAgagttggggtggggggacccaggAGGGGTCAGTGTTGGCGTGGTGGGGACCCTGATGGGTGCAAAGGCAGGGGGGACCCCAGCAGGGGACAGAGCTGTGGTAAGGAGGGGTCCCCTGTGGGGGCACCCCGGGaaggggggccaggggccaTGCTGGGGACCCTGGCAGGGGACAGGGTGACACTCACTCCTGGCAGTGGCTCTCGTGGCTGAAGATGCACTTCTGGAGGGTGTCCAGGGTGAGGAGGCtgagctgctccagcacctccagcgccgccggcccccccgctgcccgcgCCGCTGCCCGCCACTTGGCCTGCAACAGGAGTCGGGGTCTGGGTGCGGGTCGGGCAGCGGGTGAAGGACGGGGTGTTGTGGGTCGGGGGCAGTGGGTGCAGGACTGGGTCAGGGATCGGGGGTCCAGGTGCAGGCAGtgggtgcagggcagggctcgGGGTGCAGGCAGCGGGTGCAGGTTGGGGTCTGGGTGCAGGACAGGGCTCGGGGTGCAGGCAGTGGGTCCAGGACGGGGTCTGGGTGCAGGCCAGGGCTCGGGGTGCAGGCAGTGGGTCCAGGACGGGGTCTGGGTGCAGGCCAGGGCTCGGGGTGCAGGCAGCGGGTGCAGGTTGGGGTCTGGGTGCAGGACAGGGCTCGGGGTGCAGGCAGTGGGTCCAGGACGGGGTctgggtgcagggcagggctcgGGGTGCAGGCAGCGGGTGCAGGTTGGGGTCTGGGTGCAGGCCAGGGCTCGGGGTGCAGGCAGCGGGTGCAGGTTGGGGTCTGGGTGCAGGACAGGGCTCGGGGTGCAGGCAGTGGGTCCAGGACGGGGTctgggtgcagggcagggctcgGGGTGCAGGCAGCGGGTGCAGGTTGGGGTctgggtgcagggcagggctcgGGGTGCAGGCAGTGGGTCCAGGACGGGGTctgggtgcagggcagggctcgGGGTGCAGGCAGCGGGTGCAGGTTGGGGTCTGGGTGCAGGACAGGGCTCGGGGTGCAGGCAGCGGGTGCAGGTTGGGGTCTGGGTGCAGGACAGGGCTCGGGGTGCAGGCAGCGGGTGCAGGACGGGGTCTGGGTGCAGGACAGGGCTCGGGGTGCAGGCAGCGGGTGCAGGTTGGGGTctgggtgcagggcagggctcgGGGTGCAGGCAGCGGGTGCAGGTTGGGGTCTGGGTGCAGGACAGGGCTCGGGGTGCAGGCAGCGGGTCCAGGACGGGGTctgggtgcagggcagggctcgGGGTGCAGGCAGTGGGTGCAGGTTGGGGTctgggtgcagggcagggctcgGGGTGCAGGCAGTGGGTCCAGGACGGGGTctgggtgcagggcagggctcgGGGTGCAGGCAGCGGGTGCAGGTTGGGGTCTGGGTGCAGGACAGGGCTCGGGGTGCAGGCAGCGGGTGCAGGTTGGGGTCTGGGTGCAGGACAGGGCTCGGGGTGCAGGCAGCGGGTGCAGGACGGGGTCTGGGTGCAGGACAGGGCTCGGGGTGCAGGCAGCGGGTGCAGGTTGGGGTctgggtgcagggcagggctcgGGGTGCAGGCAGCGGGTGCAGGTTGGGGTCTGGGTGCAGGACAGGGCTCGGGGTGCAGGCAGCGGGTCCAGGACGGGGTctgggtgcagggcagggctcgGGGTGCAGGCAGTGGGTGCAGGTTGGGGTCTGGGTGCAGGACAGGGCTCGGGGTGCAGGCAGTGGGTCCAGGACGGGGTctgggtgcagggcagggctcgGGGTGCAGGCAGTGGGTGCAGGTTGGGGTCTGGGTGCAGGACAGGGCTCGGGGTGCAGGCAGCGGGTGCAGGACGGGGTctgggtgcagggcagggctcgGGGTGCAGGCAGCGGGTGCTCACATGCATGATGTGGGTGCTCTGGTTGAAGATGCCCACGTAGGACTTGAGGATGTCCCAGCGGAAGGCGGGTGTCAGCAGGTGCCGGTGCCGAGCCCACTTCTGCCCGCGGCTCAGGAGCAGCCCATCCCCTGGGGGGAGACACCCGGCTCCATCCGtggagcacccatgggtgctaCCCCACCCGTCCTGCCACCCCTGAGCACCCACTCACCCAGCCAGGGCTTGAGGAAACCATAGAAGATCTGGTCCTTGGGGGCGATGAAGGCTGCGAGAGACGggagcgggggctggggagggtgcCACCAGGGTAGCATCAGGTCCCCTCAGGGGCTTAtgaggaggggtgggggtcccTAGGGAGAGGGGACCCCCCCATCTGGACCCATAACCACCACAGGATGGGGTTTTGTGTACAACGAGGCCTCCAGGCTGGCCATGGTGACACCTCTGGGTGGCCCTGGGGACCCTCAAGGACCGATGGTGGCCACCATGGCATGGGCACTTAGAGGGCTGGCTGTAGGTGACATCTCTGGGTGGCCCTGGGGACCCTCAAGGACTGGTGGTGGCCACCATGGCATGGGCATTTGGGCACTTAGAGGGCTGGCTGTGGGTGACACCTCTGGGAGGCCCTGGGGACCCTCAAGGACAGGTTGGTGGCCACCATGGCATGGGCATTTGGGCACTTAGAGGGCTGGCTGTGGGTGACACCTCTGGGAGGCCCTGGGGACCCTCAAGGACAGGTTGGTGGCCATCATGGCATGGGCATTTGGGCACTTAGAGGGCTGGCTGTGGGTGACACCTCTGGGAGGCCCTGGGGACCCTCAAGGACAGGTTGGTGGCCACCATGGCATGGGCATTTGGGCACTTAGAGGGCTGGCTGTGGGTGACACCTCTGGGAGGCCCTGGGGACCCTCAAGGACAGGTTGGTGGCCACCATTGGATAGATACTTGAGCACTCACTGGGCTGGTCATGGGTCACACCTTTCGGTGGCCCTGGGGACCCTCAAAGACAGGTTGGTGGCCACCATGGCGTGGGCATTTGGGGACTCACTGGGCGAGCCACCTCTGGGTGGCTCTGAGGACCCTTAGGGTTGGGTTGGTGACCACCACAGGATGGGTGCCTGGGCACAGCCAGGTCACCGGGCCAGCTATGGTGACACCCCTAGGTGGCCCTGGGGACCCTCAGGGCTGGGTTGGTGCCCCTCGTGTCCTACCTGAGGCCAGGAGGACCGGGCGGAGGGTGTCGGGGTGGAAGAGGCGTAGGATGGGCATCCATGGCAAGATCCACCACAGGCAGCCGTGCCGGTACCGAGCCACCAGCTCGTCCACCTGCTGCAGGCCCTCCTCCGTGCTCTTCCCCTGTGCCACGGGGCACCGCAGGGCTCAGTGACAGGCTTGGGGACACCCTTGTCCCCAGGGTGATGGCCAGCCTTAGGGACATGCTTGTCCCCAGCTCGTGGCCAGCTTTGGGGATGGTCTCAGCTTGGGTTCACGGATGGACGTGGGGACACTCAGGGCTCATGTGCCACCACGCTGTTGCCATCCACCCCCCCAGGGGACAGGTCCGTGTCCCCACTGTTCCCCCACAGTACCAGCCCCCTGTCCCTGCCACCCCCTCAGCTGCCACCACCCTAACCCCACTGTCCGTCCCCAGATGCCACCAtcctgtccctgctgggtgcCACCACCCTGTCCCCACTGTCCTGCCCAGATGCCACCACCCTGTTCCTTCTTGGTGccaccaccctgtccctgctgtccTGCCCAGATGCCACCACCCTGTTCCTTCTTGGTGccaccaccctgtccctgctgtccTGCCCAGATGCCACCACCCTGTTCCTTCTTGGTGccaccaccctgtccctgctgtccTGCCCAGATGCCACCACCCTGTTCCTTCTTGGTGccaccaccctgtccctgctgtccTGCCCAGATGCCACCACCATGTCCCTGCTGGGTGTCActcccctgtccctgctgccctccccaggtGTCACCACCGTGTCCCCACTGTCTCCCCCAGATGCCACCACCCCATCCCCACTGTCCCCTGAGCTCCCACCACCCTGACCCCACTGTCCCCCACCCTAGGTGCCACCACTCTGTCCCTTCTGTCCCCTTAGCTGCCtccaccctgtccctgctgggtgccaccaccctgtccctgctgtcccGCCAGCTGCCACCACCCTGTCCCCACTGTCCTGCCCAGATGCCACCACCATGTCCCTGCTGGGTGCCACCACCCCATCCCCACTGTCCCCCCCAGATGTCACCACCATGTCCCTGCCACCCCCTCAGCTGCCACCATGCCGTCCCCACTGTCcccccagctgccaccacccTGATCGCACCGTCCCCCATCCCAGGTGccaccaccctgtccctgctgcccccccagGTGCCACCATTCTGTCCACACTGTCCCCCACCTCAGGTGCCACCACCCAGTCCCTGCTGGGTGCCACTACCCTGTCCCTCCTGTCCCACGAAGATGCCACCACCATGTCCCTGCTGGGTGCCACCACTGtgtccctgcccccccagctgccaccacccCATCACCACTGTCcccccagctgccaccacccTGTCCCCACTGTCCTGCCTAGGTGCCACCACTATGTCCCTGCTGTCCCTCCAGATGCCACCACCAAATCCCCACTGTCCCCCCTAGCTGCCACCACCCTGACCCCACTGTCCCCCATCCGAGGTGCCACCACCGTGTCCCTGCACCCCCCAGATGccaccaccctgtccctgctgggtgccaccaccgtgtccctgcccccccagctgccaccacccCATCACCACTGTCcccccagctgccaccacccTGTCCCCACTGTCCCCCATCCTAGGTGccaccaccctgtccctgctgggtgccaccaccgtgtccctgccccccccagctgccaccaccctgtccctgctgggtgccaccaccgtgtccctgccccccccaggtGCCACCACCCCGTCCCTGCTGGGTGccaccaccctgtccctgctgggtgccaccaccgtgtccctgcccccccagctgccaccaccctgtccctgctgggtgccaccaccgtgtccctgccccccccagctgccaccaccctgtccctgctgggtgccaccaccgtgtccctgccccccccaggtgccaccaccctgtccctgctgggtgccaccaccgtgtccctgccccccccagctgccaccaccctgtccctgccccccccaggtgccaccaccctgtccctgctgggtgccaccaccgtgtccctgccccccccaggtgccaccaccctgtccctgctgggtgccaccaccgtgtccctgccccccccaggtgccaccaccctgtccctgctgggtgccaccaccgtgtccctgccccccccagctgccaccaccctgtccctgctgggtgccaccaccctgtccctgccccccccaggtGCCACCACCCCGTCCCTGCTGGGTGCCACCACCgtgtccctgccccccccaggtgccaccaccctgtccctgctgggtgccaccaccgtgtccctgcccccccagctgccaccaccctgtccctgctgggtgccaccaccgtgtccctgcccccccagctgccaccacccCATCATCACTGTCcccccagctgccaccacccTGTCCCCACTGTCCCCCATCCTAGGTGCCACCACCCTGTCTCTGCTGGGTGCCACCACCgtgtccctgccccccccagctgccaccaccctgtccctgctgggtgccaccaccctgtccctgcccccccaGGTGCCACCACCCCGTCCCTGCTGGGTGCCACCACCGTGTCCCTGCCCCCCCACGTGccaccaccctgtccctgctgggtgccaccaccgtgtccctgcccccccagctgccaccaccctgtccctgctgggtgccaccaccgtgtccctgcccccccagctgccaccacccCATCATCACTGTCcccccagctgccaccacccTGTCCCCACTGTCCCCCATCCTAGGTGCCACCACCCTGTCTCTGCTGGGTGCCACCACCgtgtccctgccccccccaggtGCCACCACCCTGTCTCTGCTGGGTGCCACCACCGtgtccctgcccccccagctgccaccaccctgtccctgctgggtgccaccaccgtgtccctgccccccccaggtgccaccaccctgtccctgctgggtgccaccaccgtgtccctgccccccccagctgccaccaccctgtccctgctgggtgccaccaccctgtccctgccccccccaggtGCCACCACCCCGTCCCTGCTGGGTGCCACCACCgtgtccctgccccccccaggtgccaccaccctgtccctgctgggtgccaccaccgtgtccctgcccccccagctgccaccaccctgtccctgctgggtgccaccaccgtgtccctgcccccccagctgccaccacccCATCATCACTGTCcccccagctgccaccacccTGTCCCCACTGTCCCCCATCCTAGGTGCCACCACCCTGTCTCTGCTGGGTGCCACCACCgtgtccctgccccccccagctgccaccaccctgtccctgctgggtgccaccaccctgtccctgcccccccaGGTGCCACCACCCCGTCCCTGCTGGGTGCCACCACCGTGTCCCTGCCCCCCCACGTGccaccaccctgtccctgctgggtgccaccaccgtgtccctgcccccccagctgccaccaccctgtccctgctgggtgccaccaccgtgtccctgcccccccagctgccaccacccCATCATCACTGTCcccccagctgccaccacccTGTCCCCACTGTCCCCCATCCTAGGTGCCACCACCCTGTCTCTGCTGGGTGCCACCACCgtgtccctgccccccccaggtGCCACCACCCTGTCTCTGCTGGGTGCCACCACCGtgtccctgcccccccagctgccaccaccctgtccctgctgggtgccaccaccgtgtccctgccccccccaggtgccaccaccctgtccctgctgggtgcCACCCCCGCTGTCCCCTCACCAAGCCGGTgtgccccagcagccagccGCGCCAGGGCGGCCGGGGGAAGCGGTTCAGCCGCTGGCAGGTGGCTCGGAAGCGGGTGACGGTGACCACAAGGTCCCGcagccaccccagcagcagcgCCAGGAGCAGGGTGCCCAGGGCCGCCGCGGCCAGGGGACCCAGCGCCCAGGCCAGCGCCATGGCCACCCCCGGACAGGCCAAAGGTTGGGCGCCCCAGCCTTGTCACGTGTCCCCGCCGCGGGGTTTCGTCACACCTTGTGGTTCTGCTGTGGTGGCACCGTCCCCCCACACGCGTCCTGGTGCCATCGTCCCCCCACACGCGTCCTGGTGCCATCGTCCCCCCACGCgtgtcctggtgccatcgtcCCCCCACACGCGTCCTGGTGCCATCGTCCCCCCACGCgtgtcctggtgccatcgtcCCCCCACGCGTGTCCTGGTGCCATTGTCCCCCACGCgtgtcctggtgccatcgtcCCCCCACGCGTGTCCTGGTGCCATTGTCCCCCACGCgtgtcctggtgccatcgtcCCCCCACGCGTGTCCTGGTGGCTTCATGTCTGATGTgtgtcctggtgccatcgtcCCCCCACACGCGTCCtggtgccatcgtcccccaACGTGTGTCCTGGAGCCAAAGTCCCCCCATGTGTGTCCTGGAGCCATCGTCCCCCCATGTgtgtcctggtgccatcgtcCCCCCACGCGTGTCCTGGTGGCATCGTCCCCCACGTgtgtcctggtgccatcgtcCCCCCACGCGTGTCCTGGTGGCTTCATGTCTGATGTgtgtcctggtgccatcgtcCCCGACGTgtgtcctggtgccatcgtcccccaACGTGTGTCCTGGTGGCATCGTCCCCCCATGTGTGTCCTGGTGGCATCGTCCCCCCATGCgtgtcctggtgccatcgtccccccacgtgtgtcctggtgccatcgtccccccacgcgtgtcctggtgccatcgtcCCCCCACACGCGTCCTGGTGGCATCGTCCCCCCATGCgtgtcctggtgccatcgtcCCCCCACGCGTGTCCTGGTGGCATCGTCCCCCCATGTGTGTCCTGGAGCCATCGTCCCCCCATGTgtgtcctggtgccatcgtcCCCCCACGCGTGTCCTGGTGGCATCGTCCCCCACGTgtgtcctggtgccatcgtccccccacgcgtgtcctggtgccatcgtcCCCCCATGCGTGTCCTGGTGGCATCGTCCCCCCACGCgtgtcctggtgccatcgtcccccacacgCGTCC
The sequence above is drawn from the Phalacrocorax aristotelis chromosome 28, bGulAri2.1, whole genome shotgun sequence genome and encodes:
- the CYP4F22 gene encoding ultra-long-chain fatty acid omega-hydroxylase isoform X1, whose product is MALAWALGPLAAAALGTLLLALLLGWLRDLVVTVTRFRATCQRLNRFPRPPWRGWLLGHTGLGKSTEEGLQQVDELVARYRHGCLWWILPWMPILRLFHPDTLRPVLLASAFIAPKDQIFYGFLKPWLGDGLLLSRGQKWARHRHLLTPAFRWDILKSYVGIFNQSTHIMHAKWRAAARAAGGPAALEVLEQLSLLTLDTLQKCIFSHESHCQEQPSEYIKAILELSTLVVRRYHRPFHHPAWLYRLSADGRRFAQACVTVHSFTAAVVQRRRQALDRLGHQAWMESHQGRSMDFIDLLLLTKDEDGNTLSDEDISAEADTFMFEGHDTTASGLAWLLYNLACHPEYQERCRQEVRELLKGRDVEEIEWEDLSHLPFTTMCIKESLRLHPPVSAVSRCCTEDITLRDGRVIPKGVICLMSIYGTHHNPDIWPDPQVYNPLRFSPENSQGRSPLAFIPFSAGPRRGHGGRNCIGQSFAMAELKVVAALTVARFTIRLDAGRPTRRKPELILRTEDGLWLLLEPLPEPLPEVA
- the CYP4F22 gene encoding ultra-long-chain fatty acid omega-hydroxylase isoform X2; this encodes MALAWALGPLAAAALGTLLLALLLGWLRDLVVTVTRFRATCQRLNRFPRPPWRGWLLGHTGLGKSTEEGLQQVDELVARYRHGCLWWILPWMPILRLFHPDTLRPVLLASAFIAPKDQIFYGFLKPWLGDGLLLSRGQKWARHRHLLTPAFRWDILKSYVGIFNQSTHIMHAKWRAAARAAGGPAALEVLEQLSLLTLDTLQKCIFSHESHCQEQPSEYIKAILELSTLVVRRYHRPFHHPAWLYRLSADGRRFAQACVTVHSFTAAVVQRRRQALDRLGHQAWMESHQGRSMDFIDLLLLTKDEDGNTLSDEDISAEADTFMFEGHDTTASGLAWLLYNLACHPEYQERCRQEVRELLKGRDVEEIEWEDLSHLPFTTMCIKESLRLHPPVSAVSRCCTEDITLRDGRVIPKGVICLMSIYGTHHNPDIWPDPQVYNPLRFSPENSQGRSPLAFIPFSAGPRNCIGQSFAMAELKVVAALTVARFTIRLDAGRPTRRKPELILRTEDGLWLLLEPLPEPLPEVA